The following are encoded in a window of Microbacterium sp. LWO13-1.2 genomic DNA:
- a CDS encoding LacI family DNA-binding transcriptional regulator, with protein MDTSEPTPESPFRVRATRPGRHSAPTLEDVARVAGVSLATASRVLNGSERKVAESFRERVEQAAEELGYTANVSAQATARGTSPVIALLVADIADPYFGLIASGVARGADEHGLVVTIAITERDPAREKRIVRALRGQRPQGLILAASRTHEPMEQETRQELAEFARFGGQVVALGAGEAGERSVQIDNAAGAEALGRRMADLGYRSAVALAAAAGVDTSDARLDGFRRGFGAGGGAVQKVYRGDFRRESGTDTMAKALADGIDRGTLVFAISDVVAIGAMTAIRDAGREIGADIAVCGFDDVPSSLDVTPPLTTVHVPLSDVGYQAFRATIDPDWKQGPLPLDVIVRASTPALATGGAAEKELG; from the coding sequence ATGGATACGTCCGAGCCGACTCCGGAAAGCCCCTTCCGCGTTCGCGCGACACGGCCGGGCCGACACAGCGCTCCCACGCTGGAAGACGTCGCGCGCGTCGCCGGAGTGTCGCTGGCCACGGCATCCCGCGTCCTGAACGGCTCGGAGCGGAAAGTCGCCGAGTCGTTCCGGGAACGGGTCGAGCAGGCAGCCGAAGAACTCGGATACACAGCGAACGTGTCGGCGCAGGCCACCGCCCGCGGGACCTCGCCGGTCATCGCGCTGCTCGTCGCGGACATCGCCGACCCCTACTTCGGCCTGATCGCCTCGGGTGTCGCGCGCGGTGCCGACGAGCACGGCCTCGTCGTGACCATCGCGATCACGGAACGCGACCCCGCCAGGGAGAAGCGGATCGTGCGGGCGTTGCGTGGTCAGCGACCGCAGGGGCTCATCCTGGCGGCGTCGCGCACGCACGAGCCCATGGAGCAGGAGACCAGACAGGAGCTGGCGGAGTTCGCCCGGTTCGGTGGTCAGGTCGTCGCTCTCGGCGCAGGTGAGGCGGGGGAGCGCAGCGTCCAGATCGACAACGCCGCCGGTGCCGAGGCGCTCGGACGCCGGATGGCCGATCTCGGATACCGTTCGGCGGTGGCCCTGGCCGCCGCGGCGGGGGTGGACACCTCCGATGCGCGACTCGACGGATTCCGTCGCGGCTTCGGTGCAGGCGGCGGCGCGGTGCAGAAGGTCTACCGGGGCGACTTCCGGCGGGAATCGGGAACGGACACCATGGCGAAGGCGCTGGCAGACGGCATCGACCGCGGCACGCTCGTCTTCGCGATCAGCGACGTCGTCGCGATCGGGGCGATGACCGCCATCCGCGACGCCGGACGCGAGATCGGCGCGGACATCGCGGTCTGCGGTTTCGACGACGTGCCGTCGAGTCTTGACGTCACTCCGCCGCTCACGACGGTGCACGTCCCGCTGAGCGACGTCGGCTACCAGGCGTTCCGCGCGACGATCGATCCCGACTGGAAGCAGGGGCCGCTCCCGCTCGACGTCATCGTGCGCGCGAGCACGCCCGCGCTCGCGACCGGCGGCGCTGCGGAGAAGGAGCTCGGATGA
- a CDS encoding glycerate kinase, translating into MKVVLAPDSFKGTITAADAASALAEGWASVDAAASFVFRPMADGGEGTVAAFAAAVAGAQRMPLVVDGPAGTPVETAWLLLPASADAPDGTAVIDLASTSGIELLDELRPWDADTTGFGQAVVAALDHGVSRLVVGIGSSASTDGGTGLLTALGARFLDAAGAPVVSGARGLADIADVDLSGLRPAPEVRVLTDVTNPLTGPRGAAAVFGPQKGLVEGDIAVVDAGLEQLARLLDIDASFPGSGAAGGTGAALVAWGATLAPGSAEVAQLIGVAEALAGADIVITGEGSFDGQSGDGKVPSFVAGLAEDAGVRAMLAAGRITADADTTLFAASVSLTDLAGSPAAALAEPARWLREAGAALARAAAS; encoded by the coding sequence ATGAAGGTCGTACTGGCACCGGACAGCTTCAAGGGCACGATCACCGCGGCGGATGCGGCGTCTGCGCTTGCTGAGGGCTGGGCGTCCGTCGATGCCGCCGCATCGTTCGTCTTCCGCCCGATGGCCGACGGCGGCGAAGGCACGGTCGCCGCGTTCGCAGCGGCCGTCGCAGGCGCGCAGCGCATGCCTCTCGTCGTGGACGGCCCCGCTGGCACACCGGTCGAGACCGCGTGGCTGCTGCTGCCCGCCTCTGCAGATGCCCCCGACGGAACCGCCGTCATCGACCTGGCCTCCACCTCGGGCATCGAACTGCTGGACGAGCTGCGACCGTGGGATGCCGATACGACCGGCTTCGGGCAGGCCGTCGTCGCGGCCCTCGACCACGGCGTCTCGCGCCTCGTGGTCGGCATCGGGTCGAGTGCGTCGACGGATGGCGGCACCGGTCTGCTCACCGCGCTCGGCGCCCGATTCCTCGATGCCGCCGGCGCGCCGGTCGTGTCGGGAGCGCGAGGACTCGCAGACATCGCCGACGTCGACCTCAGCGGGCTCCGGCCGGCGCCGGAGGTGCGGGTGCTCACCGACGTCACCAATCCGCTGACCGGCCCACGCGGCGCGGCAGCGGTGTTCGGACCGCAGAAGGGACTCGTCGAAGGCGACATCGCCGTCGTCGACGCCGGTCTGGAGCAGCTCGCCAGGCTGCTCGACATCGACGCGTCGTTCCCCGGTTCGGGAGCGGCCGGCGGTACCGGAGCGGCGCTCGTGGCCTGGGGCGCGACTCTCGCGCCGGGCTCTGCCGAGGTCGCACAGTTGATCGGCGTCGCGGAGGCTCTGGCCGGCGCGGACATCGTGATCACCGGCGAAGGGTCCTTCGACGGACAGTCCGGAGACGGCAAGGTTCCCTCGTTCGTCGCGGGCCTTGCCGAGGACGCCGGAGTGCGCGCGATGCTCGCCGCCGGTCGGATCACCGCGGATGCCGATACGACGCTGTTCGCGGCATCCGTTTCGCTCACCGACCTCGCCGGGTCGCCGGCGGCCGCCCTCGCGGAGCCCGCACGCTGGCTGCGCGAGGCCGGCGCTGCACTCGCCCGGGCCGCAGCATCCTGA
- a CDS encoding dicarboxylate/amino acid:cation symporter, whose protein sequence is MSTTARAQKAPDTRGPVRKLLTSFGFQILAALVLGIAAGLLARQLGATAEAPNGLSATLDTIGGSYVTLLRAAVVPLIFTAIVASISNLRRVQNAARLAGQTLLWFAITAFIAVTIGIVLGLVIQPGSRAGAGLEPGDPYTVGTWWNFLLGLIPQNFLGLSVNSSFNPEAGAVTSSVGFNILQVIVVATVVGIAALKAGKKAEPFLVFTESLLKVIQRVLWWIIRIAPLGTFGLIGAAVVEYGWDKLTSLAWFAAAIYIGLALVLFVVYPAIVKAHGLSIKQYFSGVWPAVQLAFVSRSSIGTLPLTERVTERNLGVPRSYASFAVPFGATTKMDGCAAIYPAIAAIFVAQFFGIELNIVQYLLIVLVSVVGSAATAGTTGATVMLTLTLSTLGLPLEGVGLLLAIDPILDMGRTAVNVAGQALVPTIVAKREGILDEELYNAPREGLPFADDSGDSDDSDGVPETDAVSDKDPEPVGAR, encoded by the coding sequence ATGAGCACCACCGCCCGCGCCCAGAAAGCGCCAGATACCCGCGGACCCGTCCGGAAGCTGCTGACCTCGTTCGGCTTCCAGATCCTGGCCGCCCTCGTTCTCGGCATCGCCGCCGGCCTGCTGGCCCGCCAGCTCGGCGCCACCGCTGAGGCTCCGAACGGACTCTCCGCCACGCTCGACACGATCGGCGGCTCCTACGTCACGCTGCTCCGCGCCGCCGTGGTCCCGCTGATCTTCACCGCCATCGTCGCCAGCATCTCGAACCTGCGTCGGGTGCAGAACGCCGCCCGCCTCGCCGGGCAGACGCTGCTGTGGTTCGCGATCACCGCGTTCATCGCCGTCACCATCGGCATCGTGCTCGGTCTGGTCATCCAGCCCGGATCCCGTGCGGGTGCAGGCCTCGAGCCCGGCGACCCGTACACGGTCGGCACCTGGTGGAACTTCCTGCTCGGGCTCATCCCGCAGAACTTCCTCGGCCTCAGCGTGAACAGCTCCTTCAACCCCGAGGCGGGCGCCGTCACGTCCAGCGTCGGCTTCAACATCCTGCAGGTCATCGTCGTCGCGACCGTGGTCGGCATCGCCGCACTCAAGGCCGGCAAGAAGGCCGAGCCGTTCCTCGTCTTCACCGAGTCGCTGCTGAAGGTCATCCAGCGCGTGCTGTGGTGGATCATCCGCATCGCCCCGCTCGGCACCTTCGGCCTCATCGGCGCGGCCGTTGTCGAGTACGGCTGGGACAAGCTCACCTCGCTCGCCTGGTTCGCCGCCGCGATCTACATCGGCCTCGCGCTGGTGCTCTTCGTGGTCTACCCGGCCATCGTGAAGGCGCACGGCCTCTCGATCAAGCAGTACTTCTCGGGTGTCTGGCCCGCCGTGCAGCTGGCGTTCGTCAGCCGCTCCTCGATCGGCACGCTGCCCCTCACCGAGCGCGTCACCGAACGCAACCTCGGCGTGCCCCGCTCTTACGCATCGTTCGCCGTGCCGTTCGGCGCGACGACGAAGATGGACGGATGCGCCGCGATCTACCCGGCCATCGCCGCGATCTTCGTCGCGCAGTTCTTCGGCATCGAGCTGAACATCGTGCAGTACCTGCTGATCGTCCTCGTCTCGGTCGTCGGCTCGGCGGCAACAGCCGGCACCACCGGCGCGACCGTGATGCTGACGCTCACGCTGTCGACACTCGGCCTGCCGCTCGAGGGCGTCGGTCTGCTGCTCGCGATCGACCCGATCCTCGACATGGGCCGCACCGCGGTCAACGTCGCCGGCCAGGCGCTCGTCCCGACCATCGTCGCCAAGCGCGAGGGCATCCTCGACGAGGAACTCTACAACGCTCCGCGCGAGGGCCTTCCGTTCGCGGACGACTCCGGCGACTCGGACGACTCCGACGGCGTGCCGGAGACGGATGCCGTCAGTGACAAGGATCCGGAGCCGGTCGGGGCCCGCTGA
- a CDS encoding sodium:proton antiporter produces MDAGIFFVLTGALIVAAIARWRGWPAPLLVTVVALAVSFVPFVPNLEIDGHLLLTLVLPPLLYSAALDVSFISFARSLPQIRRLGIGLVLVTTLVVGLIAWWILPSLTLPGALLLGAIVAPPDAVSAAAIGRKLGLPRRVMTVLSGESLINDATSLTLYRVFASIVLGATVSVWGGIGQFALAVVFGVGIGLVFGIVIHQLRLRIADPVVIGTFGLLVPFGAYAIAEHVGGSGVLAVVAMGLFVGFNSPSTSYTTRQQEAPLWLSADFLLESFVFAYIGLQFPRVISDLGDESVVHVMLLSGAVLLAVLLVRPAFVYPANAWGRFQQQVRLRRFDRRVQSGRVQARLARGKHPRKPQMSVEQLRGRMIAPALTWKDNAVISWAGMRGVVTLATALAAADLADLDRGAGHAIVVVAYVVTLGTLLLQGLTLPWLIRVLGVVADSEHEEDRRQLAAVRARSKEAGKEYLEQRRSEWIAEHGKGSTAKFDAFETRLLKMETDADRAQASTDGSGPAHPTYAELEELSRGWLQVRREVLRQERDAGKLNEEVMRELIAAMDAEELALDTRGALRLPGRA; encoded by the coding sequence ATGGATGCCGGGATCTTCTTCGTTCTCACAGGCGCACTCATCGTCGCCGCCATCGCGCGCTGGCGCGGGTGGCCGGCGCCGCTGCTGGTCACGGTCGTCGCGCTCGCCGTGTCGTTCGTGCCGTTCGTGCCGAACCTCGAGATCGACGGTCATCTGCTGCTGACCCTCGTGCTGCCGCCGCTGCTGTACTCGGCCGCTCTCGACGTCTCCTTCATCAGCTTCGCGCGCAGTCTGCCCCAGATCCGTCGTCTGGGCATCGGGCTGGTGCTGGTGACGACGCTGGTGGTCGGGCTCATCGCCTGGTGGATCCTCCCCTCGCTGACCCTGCCCGGCGCGCTGCTCCTCGGAGCGATCGTCGCGCCGCCCGATGCCGTCTCCGCCGCCGCGATCGGCCGCAAGCTCGGGCTGCCCCGACGCGTGATGACCGTGTTGTCGGGAGAGAGCCTCATCAACGACGCGACCTCGCTGACGCTGTACCGGGTGTTCGCGTCGATCGTGCTCGGCGCCACGGTCAGCGTCTGGGGAGGCATCGGCCAATTCGCGCTCGCCGTCGTGTTCGGCGTGGGTATCGGCCTGGTCTTCGGCATCGTCATCCACCAGCTGCGCCTGCGGATCGCGGATCCCGTCGTCATCGGCACCTTCGGCCTGCTCGTGCCGTTCGGCGCCTATGCGATCGCCGAGCACGTCGGGGGATCAGGTGTGCTCGCAGTCGTCGCGATGGGCCTGTTCGTCGGCTTCAACTCGCCGAGCACCAGCTACACGACGAGGCAGCAAGAGGCGCCGCTGTGGCTCTCCGCCGACTTCCTGCTGGAGAGCTTCGTATTCGCCTACATCGGCTTGCAGTTCCCTCGAGTGATCAGCGACCTCGGTGACGAATCCGTCGTTCATGTGATGCTGCTGTCCGGGGCCGTGCTGCTCGCCGTCCTGCTGGTGCGCCCCGCGTTCGTGTATCCCGCGAATGCGTGGGGTCGCTTCCAACAGCAGGTGCGGCTGCGTCGCTTCGACCGACGGGTGCAGTCGGGGCGAGTCCAGGCGCGGTTGGCGCGCGGGAAGCATCCGCGAAAGCCGCAGATGTCCGTGGAGCAGCTGCGCGGGCGGATGATCGCGCCCGCCCTGACCTGGAAGGACAACGCCGTCATCTCGTGGGCCGGGATGCGCGGGGTCGTCACTCTCGCGACGGCTCTCGCCGCCGCGGATCTGGCTGACCTGGACAGAGGCGCAGGTCATGCGATCGTCGTCGTCGCGTATGTCGTCACCCTCGGCACTCTGCTGTTGCAGGGCTTGACGCTGCCGTGGCTCATCCGTGTTCTCGGGGTGGTGGCCGATTCGGAGCACGAGGAGGACCGACGCCAGCTCGCCGCAGTCCGTGCGCGCAGCAAGGAGGCGGGTAAGGAGTATCTCGAACAGCGCCGTTCCGAGTGGATCGCGGAGCACGGCAAAGGCAGCACGGCAAAGTTCGACGCCTTCGAGACGCGCCTGCTGAAGATGGAGACGGATGCTGATCGCGCACAGGCGAGCACAGACGGTTCGGGTCCTGCGCATCCGACCTACGCCGAGCTCGAGGAGCTGTCGCGAGGGTGGCTGCAGGTGCGGCGCGAGGTGCTGCGGCAGGAGCGCGACGCCGGGAAGCTGAACGAGGAGGTGATGCGCGAGCTGATCGCGGCGATGGATGCCGAGGAGCTCGCGCTCGACACTCGGGGTGCGCTGCGGTTGCCCGGGCGGGCGTAG
- the pgm gene encoding phosphoglucomutase (alpha-D-glucose-1,6-bisphosphate-dependent) gives MTSRAGLPAEETDLIDVDELIAAYYDRIPKPDVAAERVAFGTSGHRGSSLSGSFNENHILATTQAIVDYRDSQGIRGPLFLGRDTHALSLPAERSAIEVLVANGIDVRVDSRDSYVPTPALSHAILTFNRDLAADAAGRADGIVVTPSHNPPRDGGFKYNPPHGGPADTDATSWIADRANELIATGLEGVKRERFADVDWDALPAYDFRDAYVRDLASIIDVDAIRKAGVRIGADPLGGASVEYWALIAEVYELDLTVVNPEVDPTWRFMTLDWDEKIRMDPSSPSAMASLVAKKGDYDVLTGNDADADRHGIVTPDAGLMNPNHYLAVAIDYLFSHRAEWPRDAAIGKTLVSSMIIDRVAESLGRRLLEVPVGFKWFVPGLLDGSVAFGGEESAGASFLRKDGSVWSTDKDGILLCLLAAEIIAVTGKTPSERYAELEQAFGASAYQRVDAAATPEQKATLGKLAPESISATTLAGEPITAKLSHAPGNGAAIGGLKVQTEHAWFAARPSGTEDVYKLYAESLLGPEHLAEVQEEARAVVSAALGG, from the coding sequence ATGACGAGCCGTGCCGGCCTCCCCGCGGAGGAAACTGACCTCATCGATGTCGACGAACTGATCGCCGCCTATTACGACCGCATCCCGAAGCCCGACGTCGCCGCTGAGCGCGTGGCATTCGGCACCAGCGGTCATCGCGGGTCTTCGCTGTCGGGCAGCTTCAACGAGAACCACATCCTCGCGACGACGCAGGCCATCGTCGACTACCGCGACAGTCAGGGCATCCGTGGTCCGCTGTTCCTCGGCCGCGACACCCACGCGCTGTCTCTCCCGGCGGAGCGCAGTGCGATCGAGGTGCTGGTCGCGAACGGCATCGACGTCCGCGTCGATTCCCGCGACTCGTATGTGCCGACCCCGGCGCTCAGTCACGCGATCCTCACCTTCAACCGCGATCTGGCGGCGGATGCTGCGGGCCGAGCCGATGGCATCGTCGTCACGCCGAGCCACAACCCGCCCCGCGACGGCGGCTTCAAGTACAACCCCCCGCACGGCGGCCCCGCCGATACCGATGCCACCAGCTGGATCGCCGACCGCGCGAACGAGCTGATCGCCACCGGCCTCGAGGGTGTCAAGCGGGAGCGCTTCGCCGACGTCGACTGGGACGCGCTCCCCGCCTATGACTTCCGCGACGCCTACGTGCGCGATCTCGCCTCGATCATCGACGTCGACGCGATCCGCAAGGCGGGCGTCCGCATCGGGGCTGATCCGCTGGGCGGAGCATCCGTCGAATACTGGGCGCTCATCGCCGAGGTCTACGAACTCGACCTCACCGTGGTGAACCCCGAAGTCGACCCGACGTGGCGTTTCATGACGCTGGACTGGGACGAGAAGATCCGGATGGATCCGTCGTCGCCCTCGGCGATGGCCTCGCTCGTCGCCAAGAAGGGCGACTACGACGTGCTGACCGGCAACGACGCCGACGCCGATCGGCACGGCATCGTCACCCCGGATGCCGGGCTGATGAACCCGAACCACTACCTCGCGGTCGCCATCGACTACCTGTTCTCGCACCGTGCGGAGTGGCCGCGGGATGCCGCGATCGGCAAGACCCTGGTCTCGTCGATGATCATCGACCGCGTCGCCGAGTCGCTCGGCCGGCGTCTGCTCGAGGTTCCGGTCGGATTCAAGTGGTTCGTGCCCGGGCTGCTCGACGGCTCTGTCGCCTTCGGCGGCGAGGAGTCGGCCGGAGCATCGTTCCTGCGCAAAGACGGCTCGGTCTGGTCGACCGACAAGGACGGCATCCTGCTCTGCCTTCTGGCCGCTGAGATCATCGCGGTCACCGGGAAGACTCCGTCGGAGCGCTATGCCGAGCTGGAGCAGGCGTTCGGAGCATCCGCCTACCAGCGAGTTGACGCGGCCGCGACCCCGGAGCAGAAGGCGACCCTCGGCAAGCTCGCACCGGAGAGCATCTCCGCGACGACCCTCGCCGGCGAGCCGATCACGGCGAAGCTCTCGCACGCCCCCGGCAACGGCGCGGCGATCGGCGGCCTGAAGGTGCAGACGGAACACGCATGGTTCGCCGCCCGTCCGTCCGGCACCGAAGACGTCTACAAGCTCTATGCCGAGAGCCTGCTCGGCCCGGAGCACCTCGCCGAGGTGCAGGAAGAGGCCCGCGCCGTCGTGTCGGCCGCTCTGGGCGGCTGA
- a CDS encoding phosphoribosyltransferase family protein: MWFADRTQAGRMLAERLAEHPLTDPVVLGLPRGGVPVAVEIARVLDAPLDVLVVRKLGFPGHEEFAMGAVGEDGARVLDQRVAAGVAPRDLEQIETRETMEIGQRVARFRDRRPAVDLRGRTAIIVDDGVATGATARAACAIARARGAAVIVLAVPVAAPDSLAELADAADEIVCLYAPAGFMAVGMHYVDFRQVEDTEVVRLLRAE; this comes from the coding sequence GTGTGGTTCGCAGATCGAACGCAGGCGGGGCGGATGCTCGCTGAGCGGTTGGCGGAGCATCCGCTCACCGACCCTGTCGTGCTGGGATTGCCGCGCGGTGGTGTCCCGGTCGCGGTGGAGATCGCACGGGTGCTCGATGCGCCGCTGGATGTTCTCGTCGTCCGCAAGCTCGGCTTCCCCGGTCATGAGGAGTTCGCGATGGGGGCTGTGGGCGAGGACGGGGCGAGAGTGCTCGATCAACGGGTGGCCGCCGGCGTCGCGCCTCGCGATCTCGAGCAGATCGAGACCAGGGAGACGATGGAGATCGGGCAGCGCGTCGCCCGGTTCCGCGACAGGCGGCCGGCCGTCGATCTGCGCGGACGCACCGCGATCATCGTCGACGACGGTGTCGCGACCGGGGCGACCGCCAGGGCGGCCTGCGCGATCGCGCGGGCGAGGGGCGCCGCCGTCATCGTGCTCGCGGTGCCGGTCGCTGCTCCCGACTCGCTCGCCGAACTCGCGGATGCGGCGGACGAGATCGTGTGCCTGTACGCCCCCGCTGGGTTCATGGCGGTGGGCATGCACTACGTGGACTTCCGCCAGGTCGAGGACACCGAGGTCGTCCGGCTGCTCCGCGCGGAGTGA
- a CDS encoding hydroxyacid dehydrogenase has translation MKSGDEVVDRDDKFRVRLVMEERRRGDVYPADVLADIDRIADLERPFLTAQELAADPEALRDTDVLLTGWGAPVIDAELLARAPRLRAVLHGAGSVKHLITDDFWARGLSIVSAASANAEPVAEMTAAQIVLAARGVPASRRRYRSERTLAAAQAASGTRGSVVGLVALGEIGRRVAERLRGSGLILLAADPFADAAAAAELGVSLVSLDELFDRADVVSLHAPLLPATEGMIDARLLERMPEGATLINTARGGLIAEADLVDVFRRRPDLTALLDVTAQEPPAPDSALWDLENVELTPHVAGSMGTDRGAMGQLVAEELERLVGGRPLQHAIARSTLERMA, from the coding sequence ATGAAGTCGGGAGACGAAGTGGTCGACAGGGATGACAAGTTTCGGGTGCGTCTGGTGATGGAGGAGCGGCGTCGGGGGGATGTCTATCCCGCCGACGTGCTGGCCGATATCGACCGTATCGCGGACCTGGAGCGCCCGTTCCTCACGGCGCAGGAGCTCGCGGCCGATCCGGAGGCCCTGCGCGACACCGACGTGCTCCTCACCGGCTGGGGTGCGCCCGTCATCGATGCCGAACTGCTCGCTCGAGCACCGCGGTTGCGGGCAGTGCTGCACGGTGCGGGATCCGTGAAGCACCTGATCACGGATGACTTCTGGGCGCGCGGACTCTCGATCGTCTCCGCGGCCTCCGCCAACGCCGAGCCGGTCGCCGAGATGACCGCTGCGCAGATCGTCCTCGCGGCTCGCGGAGTGCCGGCATCCCGCCGCCGGTATCGTTCCGAGCGCACTCTCGCTGCAGCCCAGGCCGCCTCCGGTACCAGGGGGAGCGTCGTCGGCCTGGTCGCTCTGGGGGAGATCGGACGGCGAGTGGCGGAGCGGCTGCGCGGCTCGGGTCTCATCCTGCTCGCCGCTGACCCGTTCGCGGATGCGGCGGCTGCTGCCGAGCTGGGCGTCTCCCTCGTGTCGCTGGACGAGCTGTTCGACCGGGCCGACGTCGTGAGCCTGCACGCGCCTCTCCTCCCGGCGACGGAGGGGATGATCGACGCCCGCCTCCTGGAGCGGATGCCGGAGGGTGCCACGCTCATCAACACCGCGCGGGGTGGCCTGATCGCCGAGGCTGACCTGGTCGACGTGTTCCGCCGTCGGCCCGACCTGACCGCGCTGCTGGACGTCACCGCGCAGGAGCCGCCGGCGCCGGATTCGGCGCTCTGGGACCTGGAGAACGTCGAGCTGACGCCGCACGTGGCCGGCTCCATGGGCACTGATCGTGGAGCGATGGGGCAGCTCGTCGCCGAGGAGCTCGAACGCCTGGTCGGAGGCCGGCCGCTGCAGCACGCGATCGCGCGGAGCACCCTCGAGCGCATGGCCTGA
- the pheA gene encoding prephenate dehydratase — translation MKRVTERRTYSYLGPAGTFTEAALEQVAEARGQDWRAVHNAGEAFADVLEGRSHAAMIAIENSVEGGVSTTQDALATLPGLRIIGEYLVKVNFVLVAPRGTTLDDVQVIAAHPVAYAQCHGWLGEHLPAHSHVPAASNVASAIGMLDGTLPVQAAIAPPGIVRHYDVDVLATEIGDNAQAVTRFVLVTRTARPPAPTGADKTSMIVELPHDHPGSLLEMLEQFSTRGINLSLIESRPIGDELGRYRFVIDADGHIEHERMADAVLGIRRFSPRVVFLGSYPRADRQIVQYPERYADDVFVEARDWLRGILSGEPEE, via the coding sequence GTGAAACGCGTGACTGAACGCCGTACCTACAGCTACCTCGGCCCTGCCGGAACATTCACCGAGGCGGCGCTCGAGCAGGTCGCCGAAGCCCGCGGCCAGGACTGGCGCGCCGTGCACAACGCCGGTGAGGCGTTCGCCGATGTGCTGGAAGGTCGCAGTCATGCGGCGATGATCGCGATCGAGAACTCCGTCGAGGGCGGGGTGTCGACCACGCAGGATGCACTCGCGACGCTCCCGGGGCTCCGCATCATCGGCGAGTATCTGGTGAAGGTGAACTTCGTCCTCGTGGCGCCCCGAGGAACGACGCTCGACGACGTGCAGGTCATCGCGGCGCATCCCGTCGCCTACGCGCAGTGCCACGGATGGCTCGGCGAGCATCTTCCCGCGCACTCGCACGTCCCCGCTGCGAGCAACGTCGCCTCCGCCATCGGCATGCTCGACGGCACCCTGCCGGTGCAGGCCGCCATCGCCCCTCCGGGGATCGTGCGGCACTACGACGTCGACGTGCTGGCGACCGAGATCGGCGACAATGCCCAGGCCGTCACCCGTTTCGTGCTCGTCACCCGCACCGCGCGGCCGCCCGCGCCGACCGGGGCCGACAAGACATCCATGATCGTCGAGCTGCCGCACGACCATCCCGGTTCGCTGCTTGAGATGCTCGAGCAGTTCTCGACGCGGGGCATCAACCTCTCGCTCATCGAGTCGCGGCCGATCGGCGACGAGCTCGGACGCTACCGCTTCGTCATCGACGCCGACGGCCACATCGAACACGAGCGCATGGCGGACGCCGTGCTCGGCATCCGCCGGTTCAGCCCCCGTGTGGTGTTCCTCGGCTCGTACCCGCGTGCCGACCGGCAGATCGTTCAATACCCGGAGCGCTACGCCGACGACGTGTTCGTCGAGGCGCGGGATTGGCTGCGCGGCATCCTGAGCGGCGAGCCCGAGGAGTAG
- a CDS encoding LLM class flavin-dependent oxidoreductase — MTATALSVLDLVPVRTGQTSAEAVAASLALAEHADQLGYRRYWFAEHHNMPAVASTSPPVLIAAASGRTRRIRLGSGGVMLPNHAPLIVAEQFAALEAIAPGRIDLGIGRAPGSDPVITQLLRTAGTTSDVEQFPRHVQDISLLLSDDGATVRFTSGGEYTVHATPAATGVPEVWLLGSSDYSAQLAAAQGLPYVFANHFSGEGLERALDLYRSGFRPSEALAEPRTFLTVNAVAAPTSEEAEARALPQLRMMARLRLNKPLTALDTVEQALAAETDAATDQVVQAARSRWFVGTGETVAAEVRSFAERFGVDEVMLSPVAGAFDAEPLAEPFGRAQTLELIAAAI, encoded by the coding sequence ATGACTGCCACCGCCCTCTCCGTCCTAGACCTCGTTCCGGTACGCACCGGACAGACCAGTGCAGAGGCGGTGGCCGCATCACTGGCCCTCGCCGAACACGCGGATCAGCTCGGCTACCGCCGGTACTGGTTCGCCGAGCACCACAACATGCCGGCGGTCGCGTCGACGTCTCCGCCGGTGCTGATCGCCGCGGCATCCGGTCGCACCCGCCGCATCCGACTCGGCTCGGGCGGCGTCATGCTCCCCAACCATGCCCCGCTCATCGTCGCCGAGCAGTTCGCCGCCCTCGAGGCGATCGCCCCGGGGCGGATCGACCTCGGCATCGGCCGCGCGCCGGGCAGCGACCCCGTGATCACCCAGTTGCTGCGCACGGCCGGCACCACCAGCGACGTCGAACAGTTCCCGCGCCACGTGCAGGACATCTCGCTGCTGCTCTCCGACGATGGCGCCACCGTGCGTTTCACCTCCGGCGGCGAATACACGGTGCACGCGACACCCGCAGCCACCGGCGTGCCAGAGGTGTGGCTGCTCGGATCCAGCGACTACTCGGCACAGCTCGCCGCCGCGCAGGGACTGCCGTACGTGTTCGCGAACCACTTCTCCGGAGAGGGGCTCGAACGTGCGCTCGACCTGTACCGCTCCGGGTTCCGGCCTTCCGAGGCGCTCGCGGAGCCTCGCACGTTCCTCACTGTCAACGCCGTCGCCGCTCCCACCTCGGAGGAGGCGGAGGCCCGCGCCCTCCCGCAGTTGCGGATGATGGCCCGGCTGCGTCTGAACAAGCCGCTCACGGCGCTCGACACGGTCGAGCAGGCGCTGGCGGCGGAGACGGATGCCGCGACCGACCAGGTCGTGCAGGCCGCGCGGTCTCGCTGGTTCGTCGGCACCGGAGAGACGGTCGCCGCCGAGGTCCGTTCCTTCGCCGAGCGATTCGGCGTCGACGAGGTCATGCTTTCGCCCGTGGCCGGAGCCTTCGATGCGGAACCTCTCGCCGAGCCGTTCGGCCGCGCCCAGACGCTGGAGCTCATCGCCGCCGCGATCTGA